One part of the Sorangiineae bacterium MSr11954 genome encodes these proteins:
- a CDS encoding YceI family protein, translated as MAGAAWKIDSERSRIDFEVRYMAFQRVSGAFKRFRGEIRLDEEDATRSTVEVRIDARSIQTDRSDRDEELRRSFLAVDQHPEIIFRSRRVERTSGGKLRVHGDLQLRGVSGDVLLETTPKERQNGTAHFVAKATVDRTHYGSRWSSALDSHPVFIGRDVHIFIDVQAERTNESLK; from the coding sequence ATGGCAGGAGCAGCATGGAAGATCGACAGTGAGCGTTCGCGCATCGATTTCGAGGTGCGCTACATGGCATTTCAGCGCGTGTCGGGGGCGTTCAAACGATTTCGAGGCGAGATCCGGCTCGACGAAGAAGACGCCACCCGCTCGACGGTCGAGGTGCGGATCGATGCGCGCAGCATCCAGACCGACCGCAGCGACCGCGACGAGGAGCTGCGCCGCTCGTTCCTCGCCGTCGACCAGCATCCGGAGATCATTTTTCGCAGCCGCCGGGTCGAGCGCACCTCGGGCGGCAAGCTGCGCGTGCACGGGGATCTGCAACTGCGCGGGGTGAGCGGGGACGTCCTGCTCGAGACCACGCCGAAAGAGCGCCAGAACGGCACGGCTCATTTCGTTGCCAAGGCAACTGTCGATCGCACGCACTACGGCTCCCGCTGGAGCTCCGCCCTCGACTCGCACCCGGTCTTCATCGGGCGCGACGTCCATATCTTCATCGACGTGCAGGCCGAGCGGACGAACGAATCTTTGAAATGA
- a CDS encoding sugar phosphate isomerase/epimerase yields MSRKYALGYSTCGFAAGRPMLELVHKLGELGYEGVELELDRDRFHPHYHSPTQLGAVGRACREVGLRMVLGTGGRHVLTARRHYPSAICAEPDARRAWVDFVRDSLNLAAEMQVECVMVHSGYTPEGLREETTWDLLVDSMGTLAEHAAKVGQRIAVEWHPEMFLRTGSQYIALARDVGNKAMGCTFDVGHAHCTEDGPLGEIIETFAAHTIHVQMEDMRDRVHKHLPLGEGELNFREIFGAFDRTEYAGVVALEFNAGDLGGNGDQLAERSIRFLRDVVGSG; encoded by the coding sequence ATGAGCCGAAAATACGCTTTGGGGTACAGTACGTGCGGCTTCGCGGCCGGGCGGCCGATGCTGGAGCTGGTGCACAAGCTCGGCGAGCTCGGTTACGAAGGGGTCGAGCTCGAGCTCGATCGCGATCGCTTTCATCCCCACTACCACTCGCCCACCCAGCTCGGGGCCGTGGGCCGCGCGTGCCGCGAGGTCGGGCTGCGCATGGTTCTCGGTACGGGCGGGCGCCACGTGCTCACCGCCCGCCGCCACTACCCGAGCGCCATCTGCGCAGAGCCGGATGCACGGCGCGCCTGGGTCGATTTCGTGCGGGATTCGTTGAATCTCGCGGCGGAGATGCAGGTGGAGTGCGTCATGGTCCACTCCGGGTACACGCCCGAGGGGCTCCGCGAGGAGACCACGTGGGATCTCCTCGTCGACTCCATGGGCACCTTGGCCGAGCACGCCGCCAAGGTGGGGCAGCGCATCGCGGTCGAGTGGCATCCGGAGATGTTCCTCCGCACCGGGTCGCAGTACATCGCGCTCGCGCGGGACGTGGGGAACAAAGCCATGGGATGTACGTTCGACGTAGGCCACGCGCACTGCACGGAGGATGGTCCGCTGGGCGAGATCATCGAGACATTCGCCGCACATACGATTCACGTCCAAATGGAAGACATGCGCGATCGCGTCCACAAGCATCTTCCGCTCGGGGAAGGAGAGCTGAACTTTCGGGAGATATTCGGGGCCTTCGATCGAACCGAGTACGCAGGCGTCGTAGCCCTCGAGTTCAACGCCGGTGATCTCGGGGGCAACGGCGATCAATTGGCAGAACGGTCGATACGCTTCCTGCGGGACGTAGTTGGTTCGGGATGA
- a CDS encoding inositol-3-phosphate synthase, whose protein sequence is MASTVVAGVELMAAGRAPATGMLTETGHMPEHGRLYRRHETDLAPLIRDALGLVPLDRIAFSGWDVRPASVLEAVEREKIVPYQLAQQVANRLESIKPFPAVRKASSEGVLQLRQNIRAFREATGVSRVVVVDLTPTAPTIPISETHTSLERFEAAIEEKSPAISPGMLYFYAALQENAPYVNFTPNVNEIPALAELASKKGVPFAGRDGKSGQTFLKTVLAPGLRDRQLRVRGWFSANILGNNDGKALSDPQACATKVTSKGAALDAILGYPVTSDEGEPTHVVTIQYYPPRGDEKESWDSIDIEGFLGSVMQLKINFLCRDSILAAPLVVDLVRFIEYAHRRGEAGPQEFLGAYFKSPVFAPGQFVVHDFFEQLEAIMQKLRTWSEADSAPAARVA, encoded by the coding sequence GTGGCAAGCACCGTCGTGGCGGGCGTCGAGCTCATGGCAGCGGGTCGCGCACCGGCCACGGGCATGCTGACCGAGACCGGGCACATGCCCGAGCACGGCCGGCTCTATCGTCGCCATGAGACGGATTTGGCGCCGCTGATCCGCGATGCGCTCGGCCTGGTGCCGCTGGACCGCATCGCCTTCAGCGGGTGGGACGTGCGACCGGCCTCGGTGCTGGAGGCGGTCGAGCGCGAGAAGATCGTCCCCTACCAGCTGGCGCAGCAGGTGGCGAATCGCTTGGAGAGCATCAAGCCGTTTCCGGCCGTGCGCAAGGCGAGCAGCGAAGGCGTCCTCCAGCTGCGCCAGAACATACGGGCGTTTCGGGAGGCCACGGGCGTGTCGCGCGTGGTCGTGGTGGACCTGACCCCCACGGCGCCGACGATCCCGATCTCCGAGACGCACACCTCGCTGGAGCGCTTCGAGGCGGCCATCGAGGAGAAGTCGCCGGCGATCAGCCCCGGCATGCTCTACTTCTACGCGGCGCTGCAGGAGAACGCCCCGTACGTCAACTTCACCCCCAACGTGAACGAGATCCCGGCGCTGGCGGAGCTCGCGAGCAAGAAGGGCGTTCCGTTCGCGGGGCGCGATGGCAAGAGCGGGCAGACGTTCCTCAAGACCGTCCTCGCCCCCGGGCTGCGCGATCGCCAGCTCCGGGTCCGCGGCTGGTTCAGCGCGAACATCCTGGGCAACAACGACGGGAAGGCCCTCTCGGATCCGCAGGCGTGCGCGACCAAGGTCACCTCGAAGGGCGCGGCGCTCGACGCCATCCTGGGCTACCCGGTCACCTCCGACGAGGGTGAGCCCACCCACGTGGTGACCATCCAGTACTACCCGCCCCGCGGCGACGAGAAAGAGTCGTGGGACAGCATCGACATCGAGGGGTTCTTGGGCAGCGTGATGCAGCTGAAGATCAACTTCCTCTGCCGCGACTCCATCCTGGCCGCGCCGCTCGTGGTCGATCTGGTGCGCTTCATCGAATACGCGCACAGGCGCGGTGAGGCCGGCCCGCAGGAGTTTTTGGGCGCCTACTTCAAGTCGCCGGTCTTTGCGCCGGGGCAGTTCGTGGTGCACGACTTCTTCGAGCAGCTCGAGGCGATCATGCAGAAGCTCCGCACCTGGTCGGAGGCCGACTCGGCCCCCGCGGCCCGCGTGGCGTAG
- a CDS encoding glutamate-cysteine ligase family protein, with translation MPSSTDPSLEQPIRSYDDLLTVFREAEKPESEHRIGPEMEKPGVCGKTFAPIPYDGDRGVLAVLNYFIAEHGWQPDREHEDGPIIALKRGRASITLEPGGQLELSGAAMDNVHQVCAEFRGHMRELKPISDKLDIRWLGVGFHPFARREDLPWVPKDRYAIMREYLPKRGSHALDMMQRTSTVQANYDFSSEEDAMRKMRVSLAMGPITTALFANSPWLEGAPHGGKSYRARVWLDVDNDRAGLVEPLWQEGATYRAYAEWALDVPMFLVKRHGKIYANTGQTFRSFWNDGFEGLKPTQGDWQMHLNTLFPEVRLKKTIEVRGADAPSSRLACALPALWTGIFYDAKALAEAEALCRDWTFAEVSALRATIWKEGLSARFRGKPISELGLQIIAIAQGGLVRRARMSQGGKDESVHLVPLYELASQGCTPADKLLEGLDPHAPDLRRQIVERTDLMGPR, from the coding sequence GTGCCCTCCTCGACAGATCCGAGCCTCGAGCAGCCAATCCGATCGTACGACGATCTCCTAACCGTTTTTCGCGAAGCCGAGAAACCCGAGTCCGAGCACCGCATCGGCCCGGAAATGGAGAAGCCCGGCGTATGCGGAAAGACGTTCGCTCCCATCCCATATGACGGCGATCGCGGTGTCCTCGCCGTTTTGAATTACTTCATCGCCGAACACGGCTGGCAGCCCGATCGCGAGCACGAGGACGGCCCCATCATCGCGCTCAAGCGCGGCCGCGCCAGCATCACGTTGGAGCCGGGCGGTCAACTCGAGCTCAGTGGCGCCGCCATGGACAATGTGCACCAAGTTTGTGCCGAGTTCCGCGGCCATATGCGGGAGCTCAAGCCCATCAGCGACAAGCTCGACATCCGCTGGCTGGGCGTCGGCTTCCATCCCTTTGCGCGCCGCGAAGATCTGCCGTGGGTCCCCAAGGACCGCTACGCCATCATGCGCGAGTACTTGCCGAAGCGCGGCTCGCACGCGCTCGACATGATGCAGCGCACCTCGACTGTGCAAGCCAACTACGACTTCTCCAGCGAGGAAGACGCCATGCGCAAGATGCGCGTGTCGCTCGCCATGGGGCCCATCACCACCGCGCTCTTCGCCAACAGCCCATGGCTCGAAGGCGCGCCGCACGGCGGAAAGAGCTATCGCGCGCGCGTCTGGCTGGACGTCGACAACGATCGCGCGGGCCTGGTGGAGCCGCTCTGGCAGGAGGGGGCCACGTACCGAGCGTATGCCGAGTGGGCGCTCGACGTGCCCATGTTCCTCGTCAAGCGACACGGGAAGATCTACGCGAACACCGGGCAGACCTTCCGTAGCTTCTGGAACGACGGCTTCGAGGGGCTCAAGCCCACGCAAGGCGATTGGCAGATGCACCTCAATACGCTCTTCCCCGAGGTGCGCTTGAAGAAGACCATCGAGGTCCGCGGCGCCGACGCCCCGTCGTCCCGCCTCGCATGCGCGCTGCCCGCGCTCTGGACGGGCATCTTCTACGACGCCAAGGCCCTCGCCGAGGCCGAGGCGCTCTGCCGCGATTGGACCTTCGCCGAGGTGAGCGCCCTGCGCGCGACCATCTGGAAAGAGGGCCTCTCCGCGCGCTTCCGCGGCAAGCCCATCTCCGAGCTCGGGCTCCAAATCATCGCCATCGCCCAAGGCGGCCTCGTTCGCCGCGCCCGTATGAGCCAAGGCGGCAAAGACGAGAGCGTGCACCTGGTGCCCCTCTACGAGCTCGCCTCCCAAGGCTGTACCCCCGCGGACAAGCTCCTCGAAGGGCTTGATCCGCACGCCCCCGACCTCCGCCGTCAAATCGTCGAACGCACCGACTTGATGGGCCCGCGCTAG